The following coding sequences lie in one Homalodisca vitripennis isolate AUS2020 chromosome X, UT_GWSS_2.1, whole genome shotgun sequence genomic window:
- the LOC124369969 gene encoding calexcitin-2-like, with translation MALSQFRMKKFMYLFNVFFDTNRSGTIDKKDFDMATENICKVRGWKKGDPQYEKTKTVLNNVWIGLQAKADADNDQQVTNEEWCKMWEEYSRNPNSVLDWQLQFRDFMFDLEDTSGDGAIDEEEFAMICSSYNVPEQNARDAFRKFSRNGTLEITREKFGELWVEYFASEDPSAPGNFIFGVTKFE, from the exons ATACCAACCGAAGCGGGACGATAGACAAAAAGGACTTTGACATGGCGACAGAG AACATCTGCAAGGTGCGGGGATGGAAGAAGGGCGATCCACAATACGAGAAAACTAAGACCGTACTCAATAATGTGTGGATTGGTTTACAGGCAAAGGCCGATGCTGACAATGATCAACAG GTGACGAATGAGGAGTGGTGCAAAATGTGGGAAGAATATTCGCGCAACCCCAATAGTGTACTTGACTGGCAACTACAATTTCGTGACTTCATGTTTGATCTTGAAGACACATCAG GTGATGGCGCCATCGACGAGGAGGAGTTTGCAATGATATGTTCCAGTTACAATGTTCCCGAGCAGAACGCCCGAGATGCCTTCCGCAAGTTTTCTCGT AATGGGACCTTAGAAATCACACGGGAAAAGTTTGGGGAGCTGTGGGTAGAATACTTCGCCTCGGAGGATCCATCCGCCCCAGGGAACTTCATCTTCGGAGTTACCAAGTTCGAATAG